The following are from one region of the Bacteroidota bacterium genome:
- a CDS encoding beta-galactosidase, translating into MSAFICLIVISGSLFGQSKVIDIWNGKVPGSIPNSAYKQKVDSLYWIKIRFITTPTLNVYPAPSGNNTGTAVVVCPGGAYYGLSFINEGTEIAKWLNSIGITACVLNYRLPDDAIMKNKVIGPMQDGQQAM; encoded by the coding sequence ATGTCGGCATTCATTTGCCTGATTGTAATCAGTGGAAGTTTATTCGGACAAAGCAAGGTGATTGATATCTGGAACGGGAAAGTGCCCGGTTCAATCCCGAATTCCGCTTATAAACAAAAGGTTGATTCTCTTTATTGGATAAAAATAAGGTTTATTACCACTCCCACTCTAAATGTATATCCTGCCCCCTCCGGCAATAATACCGGGACAGCAGTGGTTGTTTGCCCGGGAGGTGCTTATTATGGTTTATCTTTCATAAATGAGGGTACGGAAATTGCCAAATGGTTGAATAGTATAGGTATCACGGCATGTGTTTTGAACTACCGCTTACCCGATGATGCAATTATGAAAAACAAGGTTATTGGTCCGATGCAGGATGGCCAGCAGGCAATG